From the genome of Sporomusa sphaeroides DSM 2875:
AAATATCGGCATCAATGTAATATAATTATTAGTTGCCGTTATTTTTGCAGGTCTGTTTGAGAGGAGGTGACGCGTTGGCTCATCCAGCAGTTATTACCCGAATCTTGATCGTCGATGATGATGAAAAATTTCTTGCCTCCATGCGGCGTATAATGCAAGGGTATTTCGAAATAGTTACAACCAAGGACCCCATCCAGGCCCTGAAGCTTTTTGAATATCAGGGGCCTTTTGCAGCCGTAATTTCGGACTACCGTATGCCGTTGATGAACGGCATAGAGCTTTTCGCCAGGCTGCTTGCTTTGGATACAAACGTTCAAAGAATTATGCTCACAGGCCACGCAGAGCTGCAAATGGCTATTGATGCAGTAAATCATGGCAAAATTAACGCCTTTCTTACTAAACCTACCCCGGCAGTCTCTATCAGGTCGGTTATTGTAGAGGCCATCCGGGCTTATAATCGCGATGCCGGTAATGTCCTCTTGTCCAAAGGCAATCCGGAAAGCCATACCAGAACAGCACTGCCAGAAGCTACCCTGGAAAATTATGACCCGCTAACAGTAAAAGAAAAAGAAGTTCTCGCCTTGCTGGCAAGGGGCTGTTCCAATAGTGAAATATCGGCAAAGCTTAATATAACTGTCGGCACGGTAAAAAGCCATGTAAGCAATCTTTTCGGAAAATTAGATGTAAACAGCCGCTCCAAAGTGATTGCAAAATCGATAACGCTCGGTCTAATCAAG
Proteins encoded in this window:
- a CDS encoding response regulator transcription factor, with translation MAHPAVITRILIVDDDEKFLASMRRIMQGYFEIVTTKDPIQALKLFEYQGPFAAVISDYRMPLMNGIELFARLLALDTNVQRIMLTGHAELQMAIDAVNHGKINAFLTKPTPAVSIRSVIVEAIRAYNRDAGNVLLSKGNPESHTRTALPEATLENYDPLTVKEKEVLALLARGCSNSEISAKLNITVGTVKSHVSNLFGKLDVNSRSKVIAKSITLGLIKNELTE